The Verrucomicrobium spinosum DSM 4136 = JCM 18804 DNA segment AACACCACCATCCGTCTGGCGCGGGATTTCGGGTTCTGCTACGGGGTGGAACGGGCCATCGATCTCGCGTATGCCGCCCGGCGGGTGTTCGCCGACCGGCGGGTTTTTCTCCTGGGGGAGATCATTCACAATCCCGAGGTCAATCGGCAGCTCACGGAAATGGGGATTGTCAGCATCCCCATCAGCCAGCACCTCGAGGCCGTTTCCAAGCTCGGGCCAGAGGATGTCGTCATCGTGCCCGCGTTTGGCGCGGAGACCCAGTTGATGAACATCATCAGCGAACGTGGCTGCCTGGTGGTGGATACCACCTGCGGCGACGTTATGAGCGTCTGGAAGCGCGTGCGAGGCTACGCCAAGCAAGGCTTCACCTCCATCATTCATGGTAAGGCCTCTCATGAGGAAACCCGGGCCACCTCATCAAGAGCCCAGGGGGATGATGGGAAGGGAAATTTCGTGGTGGTGCTCACTCTGGGCGACGTGGATTATGTCTGCGACTACATCCGCCACGGCGGCAACCGTGAGGAATTCCTGAAGCGGTTTGAAGGAGCGATGTCGCCGGGCTTCGATCCTGACCAACATCTCAAGCGAGTCGGTGTGGCCAACCAGACGACCATGCTGAAGTCGGAGACTGAGGAACTTCAACGCAGGGTGCAGCAAGCCGTGATTGACCGGGACGGCCCGGAACCGGCACAGCAGAACTTCCAGGTCTTTGACACCATCTGCGGAGCCACCCAGGAGCGCCAGGACTCCCTGTTTGAGATGCTCCGCAAGCCACTCGACATCCTGCTGGTGGTGGGAGGCTACAACAGCTCCAACACGACTCACCTCGTGGAAATCGGTGAAAAAGAGCTCCCC contains these protein-coding regions:
- a CDS encoding 4-hydroxy-3-methylbut-2-enyl diphosphate reductase, which codes for MSAASTPVSAPAPAAKSRRVNVRTPEVMERVQAEVETHYRSVLVENLRKAGGFMTVGNTTIRLARDFGFCYGVERAIDLAYAARRVFADRRVFLLGEIIHNPEVNRQLTEMGIVSIPISQHLEAVSKLGPEDVVIVPAFGAETQLMNIISERGCLVVDTTCGDVMSVWKRVRGYAKQGFTSIIHGKASHEETRATSSRAQGDDGKGNFVVVLTLGDVDYVCDYIRHGGNREEFLKRFEGAMSPGFDPDQHLKRVGVANQTTMLKSETEELQRRVQQAVIDRDGPEPAQQNFQVFDTICGATQERQDSLFEMLRKPLDILLVVGGYNSSNTTHLVEIGEKELPTFFIRTAELLKSFTEIVHFDLHLKAEKTSYSEKLASKEPIVVGITAGASCPNNLIEDTILRVFELRDVAPDLVKQEAARAAEAQQRPE